A region from the Pseudomonas sp. Teo4 genome encodes:
- a CDS encoding superoxide dismutase: MAFELPPLPYAHDALQPHISKETLEYHHDKHHNTYVVNLNNLVPGTEFEGKTLEEIVKSSSGGIFNNAAQVWNHTFYWNCLSPNGGGQPTGALADAITAAFGSFDKFKEEFTKTSVGTFGSGWGWLVKKADGSLALASTIGAGCPLTSGDTPLLTCDVWEHAYYIDYRNLRPKYVEAFWNLVNWAFVAEQFEGKTFKA, translated from the coding sequence ATGGCTTTTGAATTGCCGCCGCTGCCGTACGCCCACGATGCCCTGCAGCCGCACATCTCCAAGGAAACCCTGGAGTATCACCACGACAAGCACCACAACACCTACGTCGTGAACCTGAACAACCTGGTCCCAGGCACCGAATTTGAAGGCAAGACCCTGGAAGAGATCGTCAAGAGCTCTTCGGGCGGCATCTTCAACAACGCCGCTCAAGTCTGGAACCACACCTTCTACTGGAACTGCCTGTCGCCAAACGGCGGTGGCCAACCGACCGGCGCCCTGGCTGATGCCATCACCGCCGCCTTCGGCTCCTTCGACAAGTTCAAGGAAGAGTTCACCAAGACTTCCGTCGGCACCTTCGGTTCCGGCTGGGGCTGGCTGGTGAAGAAAGCAGACGGTTCCCTGGCCCTGGCCAGCACCATCGGCGCCGGCTGCCCGCTGACCAGCGGCGACACCCCGCTGCTGACCTGCGACGTCTGGGAACACGCCTACTACATCGACTACCGCAACCTGCGTCCTAAGTACGTCGAGGCGTTCTGGAACCTGGTCAACTGGGCCTTCGTTGCCGAGCAGTTCGAAGGCAAGACCTTCAAGGCCTGA
- a CDS encoding LysE/ArgO family amino acid transporter, whose translation MWQSYLNGMLVAFGLIMAIGAQNAFVLAQSLRREHHLPVAALCIVCDAILVAAGVFGLATVLAHNPTLLAIARWGGAVFLIWYGAKALRSACSKQSLQHQEGQGMRSRRAVLLSALAVTLLNPHVYLDTVLLIGSLGAQQTVPGAYVAGAASASLVWFSTLALGAAWLAPWLARPATWRLLDLMVAVMMFAVAAQLIFN comes from the coding sequence ATGTGGCAAAGTTATTTGAACGGCATGTTGGTGGCCTTCGGCCTGATCATGGCTATCGGCGCGCAGAACGCCTTCGTCCTGGCCCAGAGCCTGCGCCGCGAGCATCACCTGCCGGTTGCGGCGCTGTGCATCGTGTGCGATGCCATTCTGGTCGCGGCCGGTGTGTTCGGCCTGGCCACGGTGCTGGCGCACAACCCGACGTTACTGGCGATTGCCCGTTGGGGTGGCGCGGTGTTCCTGATCTGGTATGGCGCCAAGGCGTTGCGCAGCGCCTGCTCGAAGCAGAGCCTGCAGCATCAGGAAGGCCAGGGCATGCGCTCGCGCCGTGCGGTACTGCTCAGTGCCTTGGCGGTGACGCTGCTCAACCCCCACGTGTACCTCGACACCGTGCTGCTGATCGGCTCGCTGGGGGCACAGCAGACCGTGCCAGGCGCTTACGTGGCCGGGGCGGCGAGTGCTTCGCTGGTGTGGTTCTCGACCCTCGCCCTGGGCGCGGCCTGGCTGGCGCCCTGGCTGGCACGCCCGGCGACCTGGCGCCTGCTCGACCTGATGGTGGCGGTAATGATGTTCGCGGTGGCGGCGCAGTTGATCTTCAACTGA
- a CDS encoding LysR family transcriptional regulator ArgP, with the protein MFDYKLLAALAAVIEQGGFERAAQVLGLSQSAISQRIKLLEARVGQPVLVRATPPSPTEVGRQLLNHVQQVRLLERDLQRQVPALDEEGLPERLRIALNADSLATWWARAVGAFCAEQQVLTDLVVEDQEVGLKRMRAGEVAACLCGSERPVAGARSLPLGAMRYRALASPAFMARYFPQGFDARRLARSPAIVYGPDDFLQHRYLASLGIEDGFLHHLCPSSEGFLRMTEAGLGWGLVPELQAREQLASGQLVEICADTPIDVPLYWHHWRNGGQLLAQLTDHLRHSARQWLVPL; encoded by the coding sequence ATGTTCGACTACAAATTGCTCGCCGCCCTCGCCGCGGTGATCGAGCAAGGTGGCTTCGAGCGAGCGGCCCAGGTGTTGGGGCTGTCGCAATCGGCCATATCGCAGCGCATCAAGCTGCTCGAAGCACGGGTCGGCCAGCCGGTGCTGGTGCGGGCCACGCCGCCGAGCCCGACCGAGGTCGGGCGGCAGTTGCTCAACCATGTGCAGCAGGTGCGTCTGCTGGAGCGCGACCTGCAGCGCCAGGTGCCCGCGCTGGACGAAGAAGGCCTGCCGGAGCGCCTGCGCATCGCCCTCAACGCCGACAGCCTGGCCACCTGGTGGGCGCGAGCGGTAGGGGCCTTCTGTGCCGAGCAACAAGTCCTGACCGACCTGGTGGTGGAAGACCAGGAGGTCGGCCTCAAACGCATGCGCGCAGGTGAGGTGGCGGCCTGCCTGTGTGGCAGCGAGCGGCCGGTGGCGGGTGCGCGCAGCCTGCCGTTGGGGGCCATGCGCTATCGGGCGCTGGCCAGCCCGGCCTTCATGGCGCGTTACTTCCCTCAGGGGTTCGATGCCAGACGCCTGGCACGCTCGCCAGCCATCGTTTACGGGCCGGACGATTTCCTGCAGCACCGTTACCTTGCGTCACTGGGAATAGAGGACGGCTTCCTGCATCACCTGTGCCCCTCGTCCGAAGGCTTTCTGCGCATGACCGAGGCGGGTCTGGGCTGGGGCCTGGTCCCTGAGTTGCAAGCCCGTGAACAGTTGGCCAGCGGGCAGTTGGTAGAAATCTGTGCAGATACTCCCATCGATGTCCCGCTGTACTGGCATCATTGGCGCAATGGCGGGCAATTGCTCGCGCAACTGACAGACCACCTGCGACACAGCGCACGGCAATGGCTGGTGCCCTTGTAG
- a CDS encoding NAD(P)-dependent oxidoreductase produces MRILVTGASGFIGGRFARFALEQGLDVRVSGRRAEGVEHLVKRGAQFIPGDLGDAELARRLCQGVEAVVHCAGAVGNWGRYQDFHQGNVVVTENVVEGCLKEHVRRLVHLSSPSIYFNGRSRLDVREDQVPRRFHDHYALTKHLAEQKVFGAQEFGLEVLALRPRFVTGAGDASIFPRLMQMQRKGRVAIIGNGLNKVDFTSVHNLNEALLSALFAEDRALGQAYNISNGQPLPLWDVVNYVMRQMQLPQVTRYRSYGLAYSLAAINEAACLLWPGRPQPTLSRLGMQVMSRDFTLDITRAQHYLGYQPKVSLWTALDEFCAWWKHLPAGQ; encoded by the coding sequence ATGCGAATTCTGGTCACCGGCGCAAGCGGCTTCATCGGCGGACGCTTTGCGCGTTTCGCCCTGGAGCAAGGCCTGGACGTGCGGGTCAGCGGCCGGCGTGCCGAGGGTGTCGAGCATCTGGTCAAGCGCGGTGCGCAATTCATCCCGGGCGACCTGGGCGACGCCGAGCTGGCTCGTCGCCTGTGCCAAGGGGTCGAGGCCGTAGTGCATTGCGCGGGCGCGGTGGGTAACTGGGGGCGTTATCAAGATTTCCACCAGGGCAATGTGGTGGTCACCGAAAACGTGGTCGAGGGTTGCCTGAAAGAGCACGTGCGGCGCCTGGTGCATCTGTCTTCGCCGTCGATCTACTTCAATGGGCGCTCGCGCCTGGATGTTCGTGAAGACCAGGTACCGCGCCGATTCCACGACCACTACGCACTGACCAAGCACCTGGCCGAGCAGAAGGTCTTCGGCGCCCAGGAGTTCGGCCTGGAAGTGCTCGCCCTGCGCCCTAGGTTTGTGACCGGTGCAGGCGATGCCAGCATTTTTCCGCGTTTGATGCAGATGCAGCGCAAGGGCCGCGTAGCCATCATCGGCAACGGCTTGAACAAGGTCGACTTCACCAGCGTACACAACCTCAACGAGGCGCTGCTCAGCGCACTGTTCGCCGAAGACCGTGCCCTTGGCCAGGCTTACAACATCAGTAACGGTCAACCGCTGCCGTTGTGGGACGTGGTCAACTACGTGATGCGCCAGATGCAGTTGCCGCAGGTGACCCGCTACCGCTCCTATGGCCTGGCTTACAGCCTTGCGGCCATAAACGAGGCGGCTTGCCTGCTCTGGCCCGGCCGCCCGCAGCCGACGCTGTCACGTTTGGGCATGCAGGTGATGAGCCGCGACTTTACGCTCGATATCACCCGTGCCCAGCACTACCTGGGCTACCAGCCCAAGGTGAGTCTGTGGACGGCGTTGGATGAATTCTGCGCGTGGTGGAAGCACTTGCCGGCTGGCCAGTGA
- a CDS encoding ATPase, protein MRNDSHDDFDDVPTLRAGTPDDDELLPAHVARSRQKAARPASNGPLWALLGASFIALAGLGWWSFQQITLLEQQLVATQESFARISEDAAGRLQAITGKVAASESTANTGSEALKLQIRQLQANLAEQGKQQQGVAGQAGDLGKRLEQVLADTREQQKAVTELQGQLQAQLKAVNAELAALKSGQVDGGKLDGQLKNLSDEVAALKKQGNPKAAIESLEQDVLVLKSQADNRPAAASGGASVQEFDAFRGQTTRNINTLQSQIQNLQQQINARP, encoded by the coding sequence ATGCGTAACGATTCCCACGACGACTTCGATGATGTACCGACCTTGCGGGCGGGTACCCCTGATGATGACGAACTGTTGCCTGCGCATGTGGCGCGCAGCCGGCAGAAAGCTGCTCGGCCAGCTAGCAATGGCCCGCTATGGGCATTGCTAGGTGCGTCTTTCATTGCCTTGGCAGGCCTGGGCTGGTGGAGTTTCCAGCAGATCACGCTGCTTGAGCAGCAACTGGTGGCCACCCAGGAAAGCTTTGCCCGCATCAGCGAGGACGCCGCCGGGCGGCTGCAGGCGATCACCGGCAAGGTGGCGGCCAGCGAGTCCACTGCCAACACCGGCAGCGAAGCGTTGAAACTTCAGATTCGCCAGTTGCAGGCCAATCTGGCCGAGCAGGGCAAGCAACAGCAGGGCGTTGCCGGGCAGGCCGGGGACTTGGGCAAGCGCCTGGAGCAGGTGCTGGCCGACACCCGGGAGCAGCAGAAGGCGGTGACCGAGCTGCAAGGCCAGTTGCAGGCGCAGTTGAAGGCGGTGAACGCTGAACTGGCGGCGCTGAAGTCGGGGCAGGTGGATGGCGGCAAGCTCGATGGCCAGCTCAAGAACTTGAGCGATGAAGTGGCGGCGCTGAAGAAGCAGGGCAACCCGAAGGCGGCGATCGAAAGCCTGGAACAGGATGTGCTGGTGTTGAAGAGCCAGGCGGACAACCGGCCGGCAGCGGCGTCAGGTGGGGCTTCGGTGCAGGAGTTTGATGCGTTTCGCGGGCAGACCACCCGAAACATCAACACCCTGCAGAGCCAGATTCAGAATCTGCAGCAGCAGATCAATGCGCGGCCCTGA
- a CDS encoding helix-turn-helix transcriptional regulator encodes MPLDLDEIIKALAHPVRREILNWLKDPAAQFPDQHHSTEHGVCAGQIDQRCGLSQSTVSAHLATLQRAGLISSQKIGQWHFFKRNEDTIQAFLAQMSQEL; translated from the coding sequence ATGCCTCTCGATCTCGACGAAATCATAAAAGCCCTGGCCCATCCGGTCCGGCGAGAAATCCTCAACTGGCTGAAGGACCCGGCAGCGCAATTCCCTGACCAGCATCACAGCACCGAACACGGTGTCTGTGCCGGGCAGATCGACCAACGCTGCGGCCTGTCGCAGTCGACCGTCTCCGCCCACCTGGCCACCTTGCAACGCGCCGGGCTGATCAGCAGCCAGAAGATCGGCCAATGGCATTTTTTCAAACGCAACGAGGACACCATCCAGGCCTTCCTCGCGCAGATGAGCCAAGAGCTCTGA
- a CDS encoding lysophospholipid acyltransferase family protein yields the protein MPKVRVLARLTRLMLVLLLGMLMASVIALGERLGFKVPTERRQRWTCLFMKRLVAALPFKVRVIGERPQKPMLWVSNHVSWTDIPLLGMLMPLSFLSKAEVRQWPLAGWLAEKAGTLFIRRGGGDAQRLREQISEQLGQARPLLIFPEGTTTDGRQLRTFHGRLLAGAIDQGVPVQPVAIQYLRGGEADTIAPFIGEDDLVSHLMRLFGQPQGEVQIHLLAPICSVEKERAALAFQAQQAIQLALFGVEEAEVTPRRQARAA from the coding sequence ATGCCGAAGGTGCGGGTACTGGCCCGCCTGACACGACTGATGCTGGTGTTGCTGCTTGGCATGCTCATGGCCAGCGTCATCGCCCTAGGTGAACGCCTGGGGTTCAAGGTGCCTACCGAACGCCGCCAGCGCTGGACCTGCCTGTTCATGAAGCGTCTGGTCGCCGCCCTGCCCTTCAAGGTTCGGGTGATCGGTGAGCGGCCACAAAAGCCCATGCTGTGGGTCAGCAATCACGTGTCCTGGACCGACATTCCACTGCTCGGCATGCTCATGCCGTTGTCGTTCCTGTCCAAAGCCGAAGTGCGCCAATGGCCCCTGGCCGGTTGGCTGGCGGAGAAGGCCGGCACGCTGTTCATCCGCCGTGGCGGTGGCGATGCCCAGCGCCTGCGCGAGCAGATCAGTGAGCAATTGGGCCAGGCTCGACCGCTGCTGATCTTCCCGGAAGGCACCACCACCGATGGCCGGCAACTGCGCACCTTCCACGGCCGTTTGCTGGCGGGCGCCATCGACCAGGGTGTGCCGGTGCAGCCGGTGGCCATCCAGTATTTGCGTGGCGGCGAAGCCGATACGATTGCGCCGTTCATCGGCGAAGATGATCTGGTGTCGCATCTGATGCGCTTGTTCGGCCAACCGCAGGGTGAGGTGCAGATCCACCTGCTGGCGCCCATCTGCAGTGTTGAAAAAGAACGGGCGGCCTTGGCGTTTCAGGCGCAGCAAGCGATTCAACTGGCCCTGTTCGGGGTTGAGGAAGCTGAGGTGACGCCCCGTCGTCAGGCGCGCGCGGCCTGA